One Limnothrix sp. FACHB-406 genomic window, GGTTGAGGCCGGTGACTCGGTGGGGTCGATCGAGTCCGTGAAGGCCGTCAGCGAGCTATATGCCATGGTGTCCGGGGAAGTGGTGGCAACCAATAACGAGATGGATAGTTCTCCAGAGTTGGTGAATGAGGATCCCTATGGGGATGGATGGCTGGTGAAAATTCGGATGAGCAATCCGCAGGAACTGGATCGAGCAATGACGGCGGATACCTACTCCAGATTGGTATCTGGGCAAGAGTAGGGGCCGTTACGAGGACTCGTTACTGGCGGGAGCGAGCGGCGATCAGGGCCTGTTGAGCGGTGCGCCGCAGCAGGTCGATCGCCGGGGACTCGGTGGCGGGCAGGTGGGCCAGATCGGCAATGGTTCCCGATCGGGCAATCAGGGCGGCGACGGTGCTGATCGCTTCGATCGCCCCCGCCGCGAGTAACAGCGCCCCTTGCAATTGGCCCTGGCGATCGTGCTGGATTTGGCAACGACCGGCCGCTAGGGCCAAGGCCGCGCTGCGCAGTTCTGGCCCTTCGCCACCGCCCACCACCGCCAAGGGCAGCGGCCCCCGCACGGCCCAAGGCTGCTGTTCATAGCGGATGCAATGGGGGCGTTGGATTGGGGTTTGCAGGCTGTTACGGATGATCAATTGGGCTTCGGTGGCGGCGATCGCCCCAATCGGGTGGCCTCCCAGCAGGGCCCCGCAGCCATATAGTTCTGGCGCGAGGGGCAATTGCAACCGGTCATTGGCGGGCCAATCGCCAATCCCGATCGCCCGGGAACAAAGCCGCTCAAACCCCTTGGGCAAGAGAGCTTGATAGTTACCGTCCGTGAGCAAGCAATCCACTTCCCGGGCCCGATCGCCAACTTGAATCCAGGTTTGTCCCTCCAACACTTTGCACTGTTGGGGGGCAGCCCGCAAAATCACCTCGATCGCCTGGGCTTCCAGTTCCGCTTGCAACCATTCGGCCGCGGCCACCGGTAACCCTCCCAAGACCCGATCGCCCGCCGCCGCCAAGGTCACTTGGGCCCCCAATCCCCGGAGTACCTGGGCCAGTTCGATCGCCATGGGACTGTCGGCGGTGACCAACCAGCGCTCGCCGGGCCGCACCCCCCGATGGGCCAATTGGGCGATCGTGTCCGGAGTGTAGGCCGTCACGGGGGCCTGCTCTGTCCACAGGGGCACGGTCGATCGGCCCGGCAACGCCAACAGACAACGCCGCCCCGCCAACAGGCGATCGCCCAATTGCACCCGCCACTGGTTCCGGTGTCGCATCAGTAACCCATCGCCCACCAGGCAGTCCACCCCACCCGCCGCCAAGGCAGCCCGTTGATCGCCCCAGAGGCGATCGTGCCATTGGGCCTGGCGTTGCAGCGATCGCCAATCAATCGTCCCGGCCGCCAGGGCCGCCCCTTGACTCACCAGCAACTCAGCCCAAGGGCGCGTTTCCGGTTCCAACGGCTCAATCAGCGCCACCCGCAACCCCGATCGGGTCGCCTGTTGGGCCGCCAGCCGTCCGGCCGCGGTTCCGCCCAAAATGATCCAATCGTGTTGTTCGTAGCAGGCTGCCATAGGGGGTTAAGGAACGACTGTGCCAAGGACGTGGGCCGATGATGATGTCAAGGATGCAAAAGGATGCGATCGCCCAGGATGATGCATTCAAAACTTGTTTGAGCTTTTGTCTGGGCTTTTATTTGGGCTTTTGTCTGGGCTTTTATTTGGGCTACTGACTACGCTACCAATTGAGCGACTGACTAAGCTACCGATGATTTGCTCAGGGATTCGCCAACAATGGGATGCGCATCATAGGCTATATGAGAACACATCCTTAGCCTTTTTTTGGCGGCTCCCGACTGTCTAATTTTCCCATCTATCTATTTCCATTCAATCTCAGCAAAGACTTTGGAGAGGTTTCATGCCCTGGAAATCTGCCCCCTACGAATCAGTTCGGAAAGCCATGAATCCCGGCGATATTGTTGCGTTTTCGAGCAATGTGGGATTTTCATCGCTGATTAAGATGGCCACGCGATCGAACATCACCCACATTGGCATTGTTTTTCAAACCAAACTCTTTATCTATGGAGAGGCCCAAGAGGGATTCTTTAATCAGGTGATGGAGTCCACCGTGGCCAGCGGGACGAGGGCCGGGGTAATTGCCAATCGGTTGAGCGATCGGGTGAAGTTTTATCCAGGAGATATGTGGTGGTTGCCCCTCAGACAGGACGTGCGCGATCGCATGGATTTGCGAGCTTTTTATAATTTTCTGCTCCATCATGAGCACCGTTCCTATGACATTGCCCAGGCAATTCGCTCCGCCTTTGATTTGCCCAGCAATTTACCGATTCCTGGGAAATTAACCCGTAATGCGGAAGATTTTTCACGGTTCTTCTGTTCAGAATTGGCGGCGGCGGCCCTGGAAGCCAGCGGGGCGATCGGGTCGATTAATGCTTCGGAAGTGACCCCGATCGACCTTTGTATGTTCTCAATCTACGAAGATGATTATTATCAGTTGAAGGGGCAAAAGAAACTGATCAGTGGCTATAACACCCTGAATCCTAATGGTTGGGGACAGGAGTAAGGTAATTTACGCTCGTAATTTACTCGTGTCTCCCTGTTCGACTGGCTGCACCTGAGTTGGCGCGAGCGTATTACTCGATCGCGCAATACTTAGGCAGCCGAATCGCTGCTTGATCGCCCGTTGAACAGTTCCAACACCTCGCGGCAGTAATGCTTAATTCGATCGGCCGGTTCGGCGCGGGGTTGGCTGTCGCCCTCAAACTGCCAGGCCTCGATCGTGGAGAAGCGCCACTGTTGCCCCCGATGGTCGTAGCCCGCCACCTCCACACCGATCGCCCGTTGGGTGTCTTCCACCGGATCCGCAAAAAAGCGCACTTGCACCAGCAAACTGCGGCAGGCACAGGCGCGGCTGTAGCCCGGGAAGTGAAACCCAATGTCGATCGAGTCTGGATCAACGGTGGCGCGGGTTTCTGCATCATTGAGCCAAGGTTTCAGATCCACGCGCACATCGGGAAAAGCGATGCGAAACAAATTCACCGCAGCCGCGATTTGGCTGGCTAGGGCGATCGAGTGGGCACGTTCGGCGGCGTTCACGCAACTCCTCCGGGCGAAACGGGCGATCGGCCTGCGGGCCAGGGCCGGCGGCGGGGCAATGGCGCTAAACCCCGACTCAGGGCCATGAAACCCGCATGGATTAACGTCGTTTCATCATAATGTACGAATCCCAACTGCAAAGGAATGGTTGCTACCAATGCCGAGTCCTCGCCGTGCTGCTGACGATCGCCCCGATCGCCGTGTGGTCTATTCGGAATTTGGCGATGCGGTTAATCCAGACGCGATCGCTCGGGCGGTTCCTGACCTGCCGCCCAATCAACAAAACCTGAAAGTGCAACTGTCCCGCAAAGGCCGCGGCGGCAAAACCGTCACGGTCATCAGTGGTTTTCAGCACAAGCCCGAGACGCTACAAGCCCTGCTGAAAACCCTGAAAAACCGCTGTGGAACCGGCGGCACAGTCAAGGACAACAATTTGGAAATTCAAGGAGATTATGCCGATCGGCTGGTGGCGTTGCTGGTGGAACAGGGCTATAAAGCCAAGCGCAGTGGTGGATAAATTGGCTTGAATTGATTGCTTGAATCAATCGGCTTGAATCAATCAACTTGGATTAATCAACTTGGATTAATTGACCGGAGTAAATCAATCGGCTTGAATTAATCGGCCTGAATTAATTGGCTTGAATTAATCGGCTTGAATCATACGCCCTTTCCCTTCGCCCCTCGCCCTTGCCATGTTGTCCGCTGATTCGTTGCCCAATTCCTTCGGCTTGCTATTCGATTTGGATGGCACTTTAACTGAAACCAATCCCTTGCATTACCGAGCTTGGGAACTGGTTTTGGCGGAAGTGGGCTATGACCTCACGCCCACGATTTATGAACAGGTCATCAGTGGCCGAACCAATGCCCAAATTGTGGTGGATTTGTTGCCCAGCTATTCCGTGGCGGAGGGAGCAGCCCTGAGCGATCGCAAGGAAGCGCTGTTTCGGCAGTTGGCCCCCGACTTGGAACCGGTGCTGGGGTTGCCTTTGCTGCTGAAAGCCCTGGAGCCTTGCCATCTGCCGATGGCGGTGGTGACCAATGCGCCCAAGGACAATGCGATCCACATGCTGACAGCCTTGGGGCTGCGGGAACGGTTCGCAACGGTGGTGCTGGCGGAGGAAGCGCCCCCCGGCAAACCGGATCCCGCACCCTACCGGTTGGGGTTGGAACGGTTGAACCTGGCTGCCAGTGGGGCGATCGCCTTTGAGGATTCACCCCCCGGAGTGCGATCGGCGGTGGCGGCGGGGATTTTCACCGTGGGTCTGAGCACCACCCACGCGCCCGAGGAACTGACCCAAGCCGGGGCCTCGTTGGTGATTGAAAACTTTACCGATCGACGGCTTTGGCAACTGTTGCGATCGCGCTTGGGAGATGAGGCGATCCCGCTTTCGGCTGCATCCACCGTTTAACCCCAATCTCCCTTACCGTTGCGCAACCCTCAGCCCTATGGATCCTCAGCCGATCACTGAATTGGGAAGCCATCGCCCGATCGATTTCCCCAACGGTTTGCCCCAACTGGATTTGTTAGCGCGGGCCTTGGCCTTTGCGGCCACAAAGCATCGACACCAACGGCGCAAGGATCGAGCGCGATCGCCCTATATCAATCACCCGATCGCCCTGCTGCGGGTGCTGGTGCATGAGGCCCAAATTACGGATCCTCAAGTGTTGGCGGCGGCCCTGCTCCACGACACGATCGAGGACACAGACACCACCGCTGCCGAATTGGTCACCCACTTTGGCCCCGAAATTGCCGCCCTGGTGCAAGAGGTGACGGACGATAAGCGATTGCCCAAGGCCGAGCGCAAGCAGTTGCAAATTGACCATGCGCCCACCTTGAGCGATCGAGCCAAGTTGGTGAAATTGGCGGACAAAATTTGCAATTTGCGAGATGTGGATCAGTCGCCCCCGGAGCGCTGGTCGATCGCCCGTCGCCAGGCCTATTTCGACTGGGCTGAACAGGTGGTGACTGCCTTGGGGCCAATGCCGCCGGCCCTGATGGAACCGTTTCGCGCCATTTTGCAAACCGGCCGCGCCCATTTGGCCGCCCCAGCGGCCGATCGCCCCTTGCGGCTTTATTGGGCTGGGCCGCTGTTTTCCTTGGGAGAACGTTGGCTGAATCAAACCTTGGCCGAGGAACTGCAAACCTTGGGCTATCCAGTCTTTTTGCCCCAGGCGGCATGTGCGGGCCTCAGTGATCCGCAGGCGATTTTTGAACGCTGTCGATCGGGGCTGGATCAGGCAAACGCCGTGATTGCCGTGTTGGATGGGGCCGATGCGGACTCGGGAACCTGTTGGGAATGTGGCTATGCGTTTGCGCGTCAGTTACCGATCGTGGCGCTGCGCACGGATTTTCGCGGTTCTGGTGATGCGGGCGGCTTCAACGCCATGCTGCTGGGAACGGCCCGATCAGTCATTGCGCTCACGGATCCGGCCGCCGACTTGCCCACGGTGCGATCGCGCTTGGTGGCGGCGGTTGAAGCCTTAGTGCCGCTGAATTAAGGGTTGATTTAACTGATCTGATCGATCAAGGCCGTGACGCGATCGCGAATTTCGTCGCGCACCCGCCGAAACACCTCGATCGGCTGGCCATCGGGATCGTCCAGTTGCCAATCCTCAAACCGTTCCCGCAGCACCCAGGCTTCCGGCAAATTCACCCCGCAGCCACAGAGGGAAATCACGCCGTCGAAGTCTTCGGGGGCAAATTCGGCCAGGGCGTTGGAGGTTTGGTCGCTGATCTCAATTCCCGCTTCCGCCATCACCGCGATCGCCGTGGGATGCACCCGGCTGGCTTCCAGACCGGAACTCACCACCCGAATTGTGCCCGCTCCCAGGGTTTTCGCCCAGCCTTCCGCCATCTGCGATCGGCAAGAATTGCGCCGACAAACAAACATCACCGATTTCATAAAGTCCTCCTGTAGGGGCGCAACGCTTGCACCCTTGGCTTGCGCCCTTGGCCTGGGCAGAAATCTAAAATCCGACGCAACGCGGATCGAGCAACGTGGCCTTTTCGGGCGATCGGGGGAACCAGTGGGCCGTGCGCCGACAGCATTCCACCAGCAACAACATCACCGGCACTTCGATCAACACGCCCACCACCGTCGCCAGGGCCGCCCCCGAGTTCAAACCAAACAACATCACCGCCGTGGCGATCGCCACTTCAAAATGATTGCTCGCACCGATTAAAGCCGCCGGGGCCGCATCTTCATAGACTAATTTCAGGGGTTTCGCTAAGGCATAGGTAATCCCAAAAATCGTCAGCGTTTGAATCAGTAACGGCACGGCAATTAGGAAAATATGCAGCGGATTATTCACGATTAGCTCTCCCTTAAAGGCAAAGAGCAAAATCAGGGTTAATAACAATGCTGAAGTGGCGATCGGGCTGAGGTAGTGCAAAAATTTTTGCTCAAACCAATCAGCTCCCTTGTATTTAAAAATCCAGTGGCGTGTGTAGATTCCCGCTGCCAAGGGTAAGCCCACATAGATCAACACGGACAGGGCGATCGTGGCCCAAGGAACCGCCAAATCATTGGCCGCCAACAGCCACCGTCCCAAAGGCGCATAGAGCAGCAGCATGGTCAGCGAATTCACCGCCACCATCACCAAGGTGTGGCCCTGATTGCCATAGCAGAGATAGCCCCACATCAACACCATGGCCGTGCAGGGCGCAATACCTAACAAAATTGCCCCGGCAATGTAGGAATCTGCTAGGGCGATGGATGTGCCACGCAATAGCTCGGAACCTTGGATCAGTGGGCGGAACCAATGGCCTAAAAATAGTTGAGCAATCGCGATCATCGTGAAGGGCTTAATCCCCCAATTCACCACCAGGGTCAGCAACACCGGCTTGGGCGATCGCATGGCCCGTTTAGCCTGGGTGAAATCGATTTTCACCATGATCGGATACATCATGAAAAACAGGCAGACCGCGATCGGGATTGACACCTGATGCACCGTCCAGGCATCCAGGGCGATCGCCACATCGGGAAACAACCGCCCCAACAGAATGCCGACCCCGATGCAGACCAGCACCCAAACGGTCAGATAGCGTTCAAAAAAACTGAGTTGGCCGCCCACATTCGGGGCCTTGGCACTGGGATTGATGGTCATAACACCTCGCGATCGGGCAATGCGCACCGATTTCCCCCGATCGCCTCCATTGTGCCAGGAATAGTTCAAAAAAAATTGATGAATTCAAAAAAAATTGATTTGAAAATCTCCAGCTACCCAACCGAAGGGGCAAGGGGTTTAAACCCCTTGTCTGTGGGCACGGCCGGTCTGTGGGCGCGGCGAATCGCTAGGAACAGCAGGCGCGATCGCCCCCGGTAACCCAGCCCGCCAAACTCGCCAAATATTGCTCTAAACGCTCAAATCCCATCGAATTCAGCCGGTAATAGTTCCAGCGGCCGTCTTGGCGCACTTCAATCAAGCCTGCTTCCCGGAGCACCTTCAGGTGAAACGACAGCTTTGATTGACTAACCCCCAGCAGCTCGCAGAGGTCGCACACGCACAACTCACCCTGACGCAAATGTTCGATCGCCCCCAACCGAATCGGATCGCCCAGGGCATGGAACCCCGCCAGCAGGGTTGCTCGCTCCACCGTTTCCGCCCGTTCGATCGATTTCAGTGCCATTTTGAGGTTCCTTGGCCGCGCTCTTGCCCAGCCTAACGCCCCTTGGCCCAGGTTGCTCAAGAGTCCGAGGCGATCGGCAGCAAGTCCGCCAGGGGCCAAACGCAATCGGGAAAGGCGATCGGGGCGATCACTTGGGTGCGATCGAGCTGCATAACCAACCCATAGCCCGCCGAATTGGGATTGCGAAACACCCAGAGCCGATCGCCCGGCAAATCTAGCACCCAATAATCCGCCAAACCCGCTTGGGCATAGGCGCGGGCCTTGGTTTGGGTGTCGTAGGCGAGGGTGCTGTCCGCCACCTCAATCAGCCAATGAATTTCCGCTGGGGTTGGGTGATGGTCGGCATAGTCGAGGGGATGGGGCCGGACGATCGCCAGGTCGGGTTCGGGTTGGGATTGGTCATTCAGGGCGATCGGGTCTTGCAGCCGAATCAGCACCGTTTCGCCCAATCGCCGACCCAGCAGCCGCGCCAAACGACTCACAGCAGCGGCATGGCGGGTTCCCTTAGCAGCCATTTGAATCAGTTGACCATTCAGCAATTCAATATGTTCTTCGGGGCCAAAACAACCCTGATCAATCAGGCATTGATAGTCACGAACTTGCAGCGGTCGCAGGGTCAAGGGTTCAGCAAGGATCGGCGGCATAGGACAGGGCTATCGATCGGCTCGATCGGATTGTAGCCAAGGCTTAGGGGCGATCGGGGACGATCAGTTCTGATCTCCGCGCCTCATCATGGCCCGAATGCCCAACAGTGCTCAGGTCATACTCCAAATTTTATTTCGTGCTTAAATAGTTAGTACACGAAATAAATCACGCTTGCAGTTTTCCCATGAACGCCACCGCTCGATCGCCCCGTTCCGCTGCGCCTTGGCAGGAAATTTTGGCCCCCCATGGCTTGGGCTATCGGATTCGGCTGCTGTCGCAACTGATGGGACGGCGGTTTCAGGAGCTACTGGAGCCGCACGGTCTCACGCCGTTTCACTGGGTCGTGCTCTGTTGCCTGTGGGAACAGGACGGGCTAGCCACCTGCGCGATCGGCGATCGGCTGCGGCAGGTGGGCGGCACAATGACCGGCGCACTCGATCGCATGGAGGAGCGCGGCCTGATTCGCCGGGAGCGCGACTGCCACGATCGGCGCGTGTGGCGGATTTGGCTGACGGATTTGGGCTGGCAACTGTGGGAAATTTTGCCGCCGATCGCCATGCAGTTGCGCGAGGAAACCCTCCAGGGATTTTCAGATCAGGATCGTCAACTCATGTCCCGTTTGGTCGATCAGGCGATCGCCAATTTGATTCCACCCCCCTAAAGCCCTGGGTCAGAGAGTTAGTAGGGTGGGCCATGCCCACCACCCCCTAACCAAGACAGCATCGATCCTCCAAGCCATGATTACCCTCGCGCAAGCGGCGATCGGATGCGTTGATCGAGGTTATAGGTGGGCAATGCCCTACAAGTTACAAGCTCACTCACCACCACCCTCAAACCAGCCTTCAAGCGCCCCAATAGTACGCACACGAAATAAAAATACCCGTAATAGTTGGTCATCTCGCCCTTGAGCATTGGCCCCCGTTACGCCCAAACCCTTAGTCAGAGGTCAGGACTCGTGAAACCCCAGTTGATCAGCAAAGTCGATCGCAACGGCACCAAGCCGCCCGCAACGGCCACCGTGCTGGCCCCAGATCCAGAACCGATCGCCCCACCCGAGAGCACTGAGCCGATCGAGCCAGCAAGCGCCGCCCCCCCGATCGCGCCGCCCACCGCCGCCAAGCGCCGCCCGTACAAACTGGCGATCGCCTTGGTGCTGGTGGCCGCTGGGGCGATCGCCGGGGGCCGCTGGGCTTGGCAGTTTTGGCAATACGCCTCCACCCACGAGGAAACGGACAACGCCCAGGTGGCGGGTCATCTTTATCAAGTGGCCAGCCGCGTGCCGGGCACAGTCACGGCCGTGGCGATCGAGGAAAACCAGCATGTGACGGCGGGGTCAGTGTTGGTGCGCCTCGATCCAACGGACTACCAAGTGAAAGTGCAGCAATCCCAGGCGGCCTTGGTGGCGGCGCAACAGGATGCCCGGGCGGCCCAATCCTCGATCGCCCTGGCCGGAGCCAACACCGCCGCCCAACTGACCACGGCCAGCGGTGATCTAAACGATGCCACCGCTGCGATCGCCAATGCTGAAGCGGCCTTGAACGAAGCCACCGCAGGCGTACCCGTGGCGCGGGCGAATTTGGCCCAAGCTCAGGCGGCCTTGACCAAAGCCAAGGCGGACTACGATCGCTACAATGCGCTCTACCAAGACGGGGCGATCGCTGCCCAGCAACGGGATGCCGCCAAGGCCGCCTACGATGTGGCCCTGGCCCAAACCGCCGCCGCCCGCCAACAGGTGCAACAGGCGATCGCCCGAGTGGCCCAGGCCCGCCAAGGGGTCGATCGGGCCAAGGCCACCCGCCAATCGCGCCAGGGCGATCTGCAACAGGCCCGCGCCACCGGCAACCAAACCCAGGTCAACCGCGATCGCTACGCCGCCGCCACGGCCCAAATTGCCCGCCAGGCCGCCGACCTACGGGCCGCCCAGTTGCAGTTGTCCTACACCACGATCGCCGCTCCCGTCAGCGGCCGGATTGGCCGCAAATCCGTGGAAGTGGGCGCACAGGTGCAGGCGGGTCAACCGCTGATGGCGATCGTCGGCGATCAGCTTTGGATCGAAGCCAACTTTAAGGAAACCCAAGTACAGCGGATGCACCCCGGCGAAGCGGTCGAGATTCGGCTCGATGCCTTTCCCGATCGCCCGTTCCGCGGCCATGTGGAAAGCTTGGCCCCCGCCTCCGGCGCGCAATTTGCCCTGCTGCCCCCGGACAATGCCACGGGCAACTTCACCAAAGTGGTGCAGCGGATTCCCGTGCGGATTGCGATCGACCCCGACAGTTTGCGCGGCTACGAAGCCCAAGTCACGCCGGGGATGTCCGCCAATGTCAGCGTGGCGGTGCGCTAGGAGCCAGGCCCCATGAGCGCTACATCTAATCCCACGATCGCCCCGACCTATCCCACCGGCTGGCTGAAGTGGGCGATCGCCGCCACCGCTTCCCTGGGCGCAATCCTGGAAGTGATCGACACCAGCATTGTCAACGTCGCCCTCACGGATATCCAATCCAGCGTCGGAGCCACCCTCAGCGAAATCGGCTGGGTCGTCACGGGCTACGCGATCGCCAACGTGATCGTGATTCCCCTAACGGCTTGGCTGGGCGAAACCTTTGGCCAAAAGCGCTATTTTGTCCTTTCCTTGGCCGGCTTCACGATCGCCTCCATCCTCTGTGGCCTGGCCGGTAGTTTGCCCGAGCTGGTGGCCGCCCGCATCTTGCAAGGGTTGCTGGGCGGCGGCTTGCTGGCCAAGGCCCAATCGATTTTGTTTCAGAGCTTTCCGCCCGCCGAGCAGGGGTTGGCCCAAGCGGTTTTCGGAGTCGGCGTGATTACGGGCCCAGCGATCGGGCCGACCCTCGGCGGCTACCTGACCGATAACCTCGGGTGGCGCTGGATCTTTTTCATCAATATTCCCTTCGGCATCGCGGCGGTGGCGATGGCCCTGCTGTTTTTGCCCGCCGATCGCCCGCGCGATCGCTCCGGCCCAAGGCGATCGGTTGATTGGTGGGGCATTGGCCTGCTGACGATCGCCGTCGGCAGCCTGCAAACCTTCCTAGAAGAGGGCGAGCAGGACAACTGGTTTGAGTCCCCGACGATCGTGGCCCTAGCGATCGCCGCGATCGTGGGGTTGGGGCTGTTTATTTGGCGGGAGCTGACCGTGCGCCACCCGGCCGTGGATTTGCGCGTGTTGCGCCATCGATCGCTCGCGGCGGGCAGCATCTATTCCGCCGTGGTGGGCATGGGTCTCTATGGAACCTTGTTCGCCGTGCCGATTTTTGCCCAGAGCGTGTTGCACTACACCGCCCAGCAAACGGGCCTGTTGCTGCTGCCGGGGGCGCTGGCCTCCGCCGCCACGATGCTCATGCTGGGAAAAGTGAGCAGCTTGATCGATCCCCGCTGGGCGATCGCGGCGGGCAGCGTCATGACCAGCCTCGTGATGTTTTCCCTGGCGACCCTCAACCCCGACTCCAGCAGCGATTCACTCTTTTATCCGCTAATTTTTCGGGGCGTGGGCACGGTGATGATGTTTTTGCCCCTCAGCTTGGCGACTCTCGGCTCGTTGCCCCCGGCTGATATTCCCGCCGGGTCGGGGTTTTATAACCTGACGCGGCAACTGGGTGGCAGCATTGGCATCGCGATTTTGACGACGCTGCTCGATCGCCGCAATGCCTTTCACCGCAGCGTGTTGAGCGAGCACCTGAGTGTTTATAGCCCCGAAACCCAAGCACGACTCGATGCCCTGACCAGCGCGTTTCAGAGTCGTGGCGTTGATCCGACGACGGCTCACCAACAGGCGATCGCCTCGCTGGATGGTCTCTTGAGTTTGCAATCGTCGATTCTGTCGTTTAGCGATACGTTTTGGGTGGTGGGGATGGCGTTTTTGGCTTCGTTGCCGCTGTTGTTGTTGCTGGGCAAGGGTCGCAAGGGCCAAGCACCGAGCGGAGGGCACTAGGGGCGATCGGCTTGGCTACAATCAAACCAAGCAATTCCCGGTCAGACCATGCCGCTTGATCCTGATACCACTGAAGCGTTCATCGATGCCCTCTATGTGGCGTTCGATCCCTTGAAGCCGCTGCCGCCGAGCGATCCGCGCTATGTCAACTGTGATGAGGTGCGCGGTGGGTCTGATGTGCTGAAATTGGCCAAGCCGATCAAGCGGTTGTCATCGGAGCGGGTGACTTGTCAGCTCTATACGGGGCATCGGGGGGCAGGGAAATCCACCGAGCTATTGCGCCTCGAAGAAGACCTGAAAAAAAAGGGCTTTACGGTTGTCTATTTGACCGCAGATCAAGATGATATTGATCCCCAGGATGCGGAATACATTGATATTTTGCTGGCTTGTACGCGCCGTTTAATTGAAGCATTTCGCGATTCTGACAAGGCAAAACCTGTATTGGATTGGTTGCGTGAGCGCTGGGAAGATCTTAAGGACTTAGCTCAGACTCCAATCAGTTTTGAAGGCTTGTCTATTGAGCAGCAGTTCAGTGCCTTCAGCAAGCTGACAGCTAACCTCAAGGCCGAGCCATCGTTGCGATTCAAAATTCGCAATCGAATTAATCCCCACTCAGTGACGCTCGTTGAAGCACTGAACAAATATATTGAGCGCATCCAAGAAGCCTTAGCCGGTGGCGATCGCCGGTTGGTGTTGATTGTGGATAACTTGGATCGAATTGTGCCCAAGATTCAAGAAGATGGGCGATCGAACCATGAAGATATCTTTATTGATCGGGGC contains:
- a CDS encoding DHA2 family efflux MFS transporter permease subunit, with the protein product MSATSNPTIAPTYPTGWLKWAIAATASLGAILEVIDTSIVNVALTDIQSSVGATLSEIGWVVTGYAIANVIVIPLTAWLGETFGQKRYFVLSLAGFTIASILCGLAGSLPELVAARILQGLLGGGLLAKAQSILFQSFPPAEQGLAQAVFGVGVITGPAIGPTLGGYLTDNLGWRWIFFINIPFGIAAVAMALLFLPADRPRDRSGPRRSVDWWGIGLLTIAVGSLQTFLEEGEQDNWFESPTIVALAIAAIVGLGLFIWRELTVRHPAVDLRVLRHRSLAAGSIYSAVVGMGLYGTLFAVPIFAQSVLHYTAQQTGLLLLPGALASAATMLMLGKVSSLIDPRWAIAAGSVMTSLVMFSLATLNPDSSSDSLFYPLIFRGVGTVMMFLPLSLATLGSLPPADIPAGSGFYNLTRQLGGSIGIAILTTLLDRRNAFHRSVLSEHLSVYSPETQARLDALTSAFQSRGVDPTTAHQQAIASLDGLLSLQSSILSFSDTFWVVGMAFLASLPLLLLLGKGRKGQAPSGGH
- a CDS encoding HlyD family secretion protein, whose translation is MKPQLISKVDRNGTKPPATATVLAPDPEPIAPPESTEPIEPASAAPPIAPPTAAKRRPYKLAIALVLVAAGAIAGGRWAWQFWQYASTHEETDNAQVAGHLYQVASRVPGTVTAVAIEENQHVTAGSVLVRLDPTDYQVKVQQSQAALVAAQQDARAAQSSIALAGANTAAQLTTASGDLNDATAAIANAEAALNEATAGVPVARANLAQAQAALTKAKADYDRYNALYQDGAIAAQQRDAAKAAYDVALAQTAAARQQVQQAIARVAQARQGVDRAKATRQSRQGDLQQARATGNQTQVNRDRYAAATAQIARQAADLRAAQLQLSYTTIAAPVSGRIGRKSVEVGAQVQAGQPLMAIVGDQLWIEANFKETQVQRMHPGEAVEIRLDAFPDRPFRGHVESLAPASGAQFALLPPDNATGNFTKVVQRIPVRIAIDPDSLRGYEAQVTPGMSANVSVAVR
- a CDS encoding ATP-binding protein, with translation MPLDPDTTEAFIDALYVAFDPLKPLPPSDPRYVNCDEVRGGSDVLKLAKPIKRLSSERVTCQLYTGHRGAGKSTELLRLEEDLKKKGFTVVYLTADQDDIDPQDAEYIDILLACTRRLIEAFRDSDKAKPVLDWLRERWEDLKDLAQTPISFEGLSIEQQFSAFSKLTANLKAEPSLRFKIRNRINPHSVTLVEALNKYIERIQEALAGGDRRLVLIVDNLDRIVPKIQEDGRSNHEDIFIDRGEQLTKLACHTVYTVPISLVCSQHCNRLDDIYQTCEILPMIAAKNQEGDWDEPGLKTLATVIQKRVAVTADEVAQELGKTLPPLSLEGDIFDRKETLVQLCYYSGGHTRTLMRLMQRSLDEVDRLPLSPKAVQVAMTAERETLRRTVNADQWAILAEVDRTKNIENNPTYRTLVFSRCILEFRDERGQAWYDVHPLIRGLAEFKQATEQAKESAEVA